A part of Helicobacter himalayensis genomic DNA contains:
- the lpxA gene encoding acyl-ACP--UDP-N-acetylglucosamine O-acyltransferase: MEGISPHSIIASGARIGKNVKIGHFCVIDAGVSVGDDCEIGNNVTITGNTTLGARNKIFNGACVGVPPQDLKYAGEDTELVIGDDNIIRECVTLNKGTQGGGGKTTIGSNNLFMAYAHVAHDCVVGNHCIFANVATLGGHVHVGDYVNFGGISAAHQFVKIGDGCMVAAFSALVQDLPPYCMAHGNHAAIIGLNKHRLRKMFSREEIDNISALYKKIFSHSAPLKELAQKELESPDISQAQRYICEFILSNTRGIAIKKQG, encoded by the coding sequence ATGGAAGGAATTTCTCCTCATTCCATCATCGCAAGTGGTGCAAGGATAGGTAAAAATGTCAAAATCGGGCATTTTTGCGTGATTGATGCAGGGGTTAGCGTTGGTGATGATTGTGAAATAGGCAACAATGTAACGATTACGGGAAATACGACACTTGGCGCGCGCAATAAGATTTTTAATGGTGCGTGTGTGGGTGTGCCACCGCAGGATTTAAAATATGCGGGAGAGGATACGGAGCTTGTCATCGGCGATGATAATATTATAAGAGAATGCGTCACGCTTAATAAAGGCACGCAAGGCGGCGGAGGCAAAACAACAATAGGAAGCAACAATCTTTTTATGGCGTATGCGCATGTGGCGCACGATTGCGTTGTGGGAAATCATTGCATTTTTGCAAATGTGGCAACACTTGGCGGGCATGTGCATGTAGGTGATTATGTAAATTTTGGTGGTATCTCTGCGGCGCATCAGTTTGTAAAAATAGGAGATGGTTGTATGGTGGCTGCCTTTAGCGCGCTTGTGCAGGATTTGCCCCCTTATTGTATGGCACACGGCAATCACGCAGCAATTATTGGGTTAAACAAACACCGCTTGCGCAAGATGTTTAGCAGAGAAGAAATTGATAATATCTCGGCTTTGTATAAAAAGATTTTTTCTCATAGTGCGCCACTTAAAGAACTCGCGCAAAAAGAGCTAGAATCTCCGGATATCTCTCAAGCGCAACGTTATATATGTGAGTTTATTCTCTCAAATACAAGGGGAATTGCTATAAAAAAACAAGGATAG
- the fabZ gene encoding 3-hydroxyacyl-ACP dehydratase FabZ, which translates to MMDINKIREILPHRYPMLLVDRVVSITPQVSIEAYKNVTINEEVFLGHFPKQPIYPGVMQIEGMAQAGGLLAFVSMFGDDTKEAENKIVYFMTIDNVKFRVPVVPGDKLVYKLNVLKHKGSVWSLGAQAFVDDKLVSEAELKAMIADATKA; encoded by the coding sequence ATGATGGATATTAACAAGATTCGCGAGATTTTGCCACATCGCTATCCTATGTTGCTTGTGGATAGGGTGGTTTCAATCACACCGCAAGTAAGTATCGAAGCGTATAAAAATGTCACAATCAATGAAGAAGTTTTTTTGGGGCATTTTCCAAAGCAGCCAATTTATCCCGGTGTTATGCAGATTGAGGGAATGGCTCAGGCTGGTGGTTTGCTGGCATTTGTGAGTATGTTTGGCGATGACACAAAAGAGGCGGAAAACAAGATTGTGTATTTTATGACAATTGATAATGTCAAATTCCGTGTGCCTGTTGTGCCGGGTGATAAGCTTGTGTATAAGCTGAATGTTTTAAAGCACAAGGGTAGTGTTTGGAGTTTGGGTGCGCAGGCTTTTGTCGATGACAAACTTGTTTCAGAAGCTGAGCTTAAGGCGATGATTGCTGATGCCACAAAAGCATAG
- a CDS encoding epoxyqueuosine reductase QueH: MILVHICCSVDSHYFLQKLRAKYPDSQLVGYFYNPNIHPRSEYSLRFNDVKRSCEMLNIELFEGEYELEDWLQSVQGLEDEPEKGERCMKCFDIRLIKTAIFAKQKNIRIFTTTLLSSPMKEQQILYTQGDKIAQEYGLEFIKIDVRSNGGTQEQAQLAREDNLYRQGYCGCEFALLKQRAKSQKISLELLENISQQFLPASNEDRMRTFEKRDICERESTPYVLAKRPIIAWRNLRSVAFSNGTPLDIYVLADSKSKNNVKTSKIVWIESNVSSPLALSQILRHTTLNAPKKVTNLETHLIHLGIASKDDSVFISLQDFNTLCGSAYKNVKELLVNPIAYEMENILRVSLCGFSSINPIIVLDERIESNLRLHIHTIFQEEGVFRVIVGNANPQPHSQDFSQQESVFS, translated from the coding sequence ATGATTTTGGTACATATTTGTTGCTCGGTGGATAGTCATTATTTTTTGCAAAAATTGCGCGCGAAATATCCAGATTCCCAACTTGTCGGGTATTTTTATAATCCAAATATTCATCCGCGATCAGAATACTCACTGCGTTTTAATGATGTCAAGCGTAGCTGTGAAATGTTAAATATCGAGCTTTTTGAAGGGGAATATGAGCTAGAGGATTGGCTTCAAAGTGTGCAAGGATTAGAAGATGAGCCAGAAAAGGGCGAGCGTTGTATGAAATGTTTTGATATTCGTTTGATAAAAACTGCGATTTTTGCGAAGCAAAAAAATATCAGAATCTTTACTACGACTTTACTTTCGAGCCCTATGAAAGAACAGCAGATTCTCTACACACAAGGAGATAAAATTGCGCAAGAATATGGTTTAGAGTTTATCAAAATCGATGTGCGTAGCAATGGTGGCACACAAGAGCAAGCCCAGCTTGCGCGCGAGGATAATTTATATCGGCAGGGATATTGTGGCTGTGAGTTTGCGCTTCTTAAGCAACGAGCAAAAAGTCAAAAAATTTCTTTAGAGTTATTAGAAAATATTAGCCAGCAGTTTTTGCCAGCAAGCAACGAGGACAGAATGCGGACTTTCGAAAAGCGTGATATATGCGAGCGAGAATCTACACCTTATGTCCTTGCGAAGCGTCCTATTATCGCGTGGCGTAATCTGCGAAGTGTGGCTTTTAGCAATGGCACACCTCTTGATATTTATGTTTTGGCGGATTCTAAAAGTAAAAATAATGTCAAAACTTCCAAGATTGTATGGATTGAAAGTAATGTGTCTTCACCACTTGCGCTAAGTCAGATTCTGAGACACACCACCTTAAATGCGCCCAAAAAAGTAACAAATTTAGAAACTCATCTTATCCATTTGGGCATAGCGAGCAAAGATGATAGCGTGTTTATATCTTTGCAAGATTTTAATACACTTTGTGGGAGCGCGTATAAAAATGTTAAAGAGCTTTTGGTAAATCCGATTGCATATGAAATGGAAAATATCTTGCGCGTGAGCCTTTGTGGATTCTCGAGCATTAATCCAATCATCGTGCTTGATGAGCGTATAGAATCTAATCTGCGCTTGCATATACACACGATTTTTCAAGAGGAGGGCGTTTTTAGGGTTATTGTTGGCAATGCAAATCCACAGCCACATTCACAAGATTTTTCACAGCAAGAATCTGTATTTTCTTAA
- the rlmN gene encoding 23S rRNA (adenine(2503)-C(2))-methyltransferase RlmN has protein sequence MTKITKATKTTLKPEKKESQNIFSYTFDELAQILQPKFRAKQIYKWLYVYYKQDFLEMSDLPKDLRQNLAGEFCARNLEILKVEESKDGSKKYLFKTKDSYTFESVLLKMKEKLQDENGKILNSEKWSICVSSQIGCKVGCAFCFTAKGGFQRDLESGEIVEQIVQIKAHNEIPPQKRVNIVYMGMGEPLDNLENVTKAIRILSELDGLSISARRQTISTSGIVPKIRELGELNLGVQLAISLHAVDDKLRSALIPMNRKYNIQQVLDEVRKFPIDLRKRVMFEYLMIKDINDSLKEAKKLLSLLDGIRSKVNVILFNPHEGSKFGRPSMEKAREFADFLTQRGLLCTIRESKGLDISAACGQLREKEKNLSTESKG, from the coding sequence ATGACAAAAATCACAAAAGCCACAAAAACTACACTCAAACCTGAAAAAAAAGAATCTCAAAATATTTTTAGCTACACGTTTGATGAGTTAGCGCAGATTTTACAGCCAAAGTTTCGTGCAAAACAGATTTATAAATGGCTGTATGTGTATTATAAGCAGGATTTTTTGGAAATGTCGGATTTACCAAAGGATTTGCGTCAGAATCTAGCGGGGGAATTTTGTGCTAGAAATTTGGAGATTCTCAAAGTCGAGGAAAGCAAAGACGGGAGCAAAAAATATCTTTTTAAAACAAAAGATAGTTATACCTTTGAATCCGTTTTGCTCAAAATGAAAGAAAAATTGCAAGATGAAAATGGCAAGATTCTCAATTCTGAAAAATGGAGTATTTGTGTTTCTTCGCAGATTGGGTGCAAGGTGGGTTGTGCATTTTGTTTTACAGCAAAGGGAGGATTTCAAAGGGATTTAGAATCTGGTGAGATTGTCGAGCAAATCGTGCAAATAAAAGCGCATAATGAAATCCCTCCGCAAAAGCGTGTGAATATTGTCTATATGGGTATGGGCGAGCCACTGGATAATTTAGAAAATGTCACAAAGGCAATTAGAATCTTAAGCGAGCTTGATGGCTTGAGTATCTCTGCGCGCAGACAAACAATCTCTACAAGTGGTATCGTACCAAAAATCCGCGAACTAGGAGAACTTAATCTCGGTGTGCAATTAGCTATTTCTTTGCACGCAGTTGATGATAAATTACGCTCAGCCCTTATCCCAATGAATCGCAAATACAATATCCAGCAGGTTTTGGACGAGGTACGGAAATTCCCCATAGATTTGCGTAAGCGCGTGATGTTTGAGTATCTTATGATTAAGGATATTAACGATAGCCTTAAGGAAGCAAAAAAATTGCTTTCTTTGCTTGATGGGATTAGATCTAAGGTGAATGTGATTTTGTTTAATCCACACGAAGGGAGCAAGTTTGGGCGTCCGAGTATGGAGAAAGCGCGAGAATTTGCAGATTTTCTTACACAGAGGGGATTGCTTTGCACGATTAGAGAATCTAAGGGCTTGGATATTAGCGCGGCATGCGGGCAATTGCGAGAAAAGGAGAAAAATTTGAGCACAGAGTCAAAAGGATAA